One segment of Mugil cephalus isolate CIBA_MC_2020 chromosome 14, CIBA_Mcephalus_1.1, whole genome shotgun sequence DNA contains the following:
- the LOC125020202 gene encoding homeobox protein NOBOX-like encodes MDEDCGLAEDFDCPSLLCEELEDLETKDNEGKMRGRRRVGEEEVFSKREDEEAGEETEREEKEGEEKKEEKVVSEKELMATAGEEEEQVKPESRLDAEEALEVQIENSEIESTKETIADTQETEVTRSVEQKDEQKKSRKRRGKKQSEQVRNRRGGKDVGERFEEGNKAQGGPAMSLEESSALSEPSVGLINSCDLSDSVYLGIGATGLYCPPVPIPLLYSSQPPVPIQPAPPQPRGTKRPHSPLLPHSLPQQGTQPLEMEINQVYSHQRSLRYNNRGRGRAHSFPLLPVLETVDSSALPPAPKKKTRTLYSTDQLEHLENLFQEDHYPDAEKRKVIAASVGVTPQRIMVWFQNRRAKWRKARSVTAKPDHRQRGSEYSSSSPHHQINHTLPSLAPNSYFANKLPQLPPVVPSIPTLSTQTPPSNNNLQPSLTSPGQCRVREAGQHQFSSQGGLAEYHPRPMHSPPPLRRACLPLFTTTYNPANPTPPLLNTPIHTPPFFLDALEGGSTLAHRDTQSLQTDTSSVFDFTEKLDYLTSGQQNNSLSYQLQASYPPGQPQHQPQTSLPRMAYLTPSPYLTPNPPDSNPASYLTFGPGGNSTGMVTYSTGGHAFFPSQNTGQILLQSAGHHGGIAYQSYPWGNMYSQPAMHQHTQCPPTYPASLGSARDHQTPSTTSLPLPSFFPRGDPGPSHANSQRSSHTQTHTTTSITTVLPPVSSLRPSCLRGENNPAKVSSLLPSQVSSASPESPPVPPCVKIEYDSPREIHSHFQCDFSPIHF; translated from the exons ATGGACGAAGACTGTGGTTTAGCCGAAGATTTTG ACTGTCCAAGTCTTCTGTGTGAGGAACTGGAGGATTTGGAAACAAAGGACAATGAAGGGAAGATGAGAGGTAGGAGGAGAGTAGGAGAGGAGGAAGTGTTTAGTAAGAGGGAGGATGaagaggcaggagaggagacggagcgagaagagaaggagggggaggagaagaaagaagagaaagttgtATCAGAGAAGGAACTGATGGCGACAgcgggagaagaggaggagcaggtgaagcCTGAGAGTAGGCTGGATGCGGAGGAGGCGCTGGAGGTGCAGATAGAAAACAGTGAGATTGAGAGCACCAAGGAAACTATCGCTGATACACAAGAGACTGAAGTAACAAGAAGTGTAGAACAGAAAGATGAGCAGAAGAAGAGTAGGAAGAGGCGAGGTAAGAAGCAAAGTGAGCAGGTGagaaacaggagaggaggaaaagatgtTGGTGAGAGGTTTGAGGAGGGAAACAAAGCACAGGGGGGGCCAGCGATGAGCTTGGAGGAGAGCTCGGCTCTGTCTGAGCCTTCTGTCGGCCTCATCAACAGCTGCGACTTGTCTGACTCAGTGTATCTGGGTATTGGGGCGACGGGGCTTTATTGTCCCCCAGTTCCCATTCCCCTGCTGTACTCCTCACAGCCTCCGGTCCCAATTCAGCCTGCACCTCCTCAGCCACGAGGGACCAAGAGGCCTCACAGCCCCCTTCTACCCCATAGTCTCCCCCAGCAGGGGACGCAGCCTCTCGAG ATGGAGATAAACCAGGTCTACTCCCATCAGCGCTCCCTGCGTTACAACAACAGGGGCCGAGGCCGAGCCCACAGCTTCCCTCTGCTCCCAGTGTTAGAGACTGTGGACAGTTCAGCGCTGCCGCCCGCACCGAAGAAGAAGACACGGACACTCTACAGCACAG ATCAGTTAGAGCATTTAGAAAACCTGTTCCAGGAGGATCACTATCCCGACGCAGAGAAGAGGAAAGTCATTGCAGCGTCAGTTGGTGTCACACCTCAGAGAATAATG GTCTGGTTTCAGAACCGAAGGGCTAAATGGAGGAAGGCACGCTCCGTCACAGCAAAGCCTgatcacagacagagaggaagtgaatacagcagcagcagcccgcATCACCAAATCAATCACACGTTGCCCTCACTGGCACCAAACAG TTACTTTGCAAACAAGCTGCCTCAGCTCCCTCCTGTAGTGCCTTCAATCCCCACCCTGTCCACGCAGACCCCACCCTCCAACAACAACCTTCAGCCCAGCCTCACTAGCCCAG gtcaatgcagagTGAGAGAAGCGGGCCAGCATCAGTTTTCCTCTCAGGGGGGTTTGGCAGAGTACCACCCCCGTCCCATGCACAGCCCTCCCCCACTGCGACGAGCCTGCCTGCCCCTTTTCACGACAACCTACAACCCTGCCAACCCCACTCCACCACTTCTCAACACCCCAATTCACACCCCTCCTTTTTTCCTGGATGCTCTGGAGGGTGGCTCCACCTTGGCCCATCGTGACACCCAGTCtctgcagacagacaccag TTCAGTCTTTGACTTTACGGAGAAATTGGACTACCTGACGTCCGGCCAGCAGAACAACAGTCTCTCATACCAGCTCCAGGCTTCCTACCCCCCCGGCCAGCCTCAGCATCAACCTCAAACATCTCTGCCCCGCATGGCCTACCTGACACCCTCCCCCTACCTCACCCCAAACCCTCCAGATTCCAACCCTGCCTCCTATCTGACATTCGGCCCTGGAGGAAACTCAACTGGCATGGTGACCTACTCCACCGGTGGCCATGCCTTCTTCCCGTCCCAGAACACTGGACAAATCCTACTGCAGTCAGCTGGCCATCACG GTGGGATAGCATACCAGTCTTACCCGTGGGGTAACATGTACAGTCAGCCTGCCATGCACCAGCATACTCAGTGCCCTCCAACATACCCAGCCAGCTTGGGATCTGCCCGGGACCACCAGActccctccaccaccagcctccctctcccttcgTTCTTCCCGCGGGGGGACCCTGGGCCTTCGCATGCAAACTCCCAGCGATCATCTCACACCCAgacccacaccaccaccagcatcaCCACCGTGCTCCCTCCTGTGTCGAGTCTGCGGCCCTCTTGCCTCAGAGGGGAGAATAATCCAGCCAAGGTTTCATCCCTGTTACCTTCTCAGGTCAGCTCTGCCTCTCCAGAAAGTCCTCCAGTGCCCCCTTGTGTAAAAATTGAGTATGACAGTCCTCGAGAGATACACAGCCACTTCCAGTGCGACTTCTCCCCGATACATTTTTGA